In one Mucilaginibacter ginsenosidivorax genomic region, the following are encoded:
- a CDS encoding helix-turn-helix domain-containing protein encodes MSRPVLKVENYAPDEIKAMFRDDERYTIGIRLYAVYQVSIGQPSRKLEELYNTSFKQITNWVHRFEKEGIDGLRDKPGRGRTARLNEVQRNRIADLLTKESPAGHGYNTATWTGPLLIEWIAKNYGLVYKKAQIYNIIKSLGFTYQKGRGLFPETDTQKQEAFKVALKKTP; translated from the coding sequence ATGTCAAGGCCAGTATTAAAGGTAGAGAATTATGCGCCGGATGAGATAAAAGCAATGTTCCGGGACGATGAGCGTTACACAATAGGGATACGTTTGTATGCTGTCTACCAGGTATCCATAGGACAGCCAAGCAGAAAACTGGAAGAATTATATAATACCAGTTTTAAACAAATCACTAATTGGGTACATCGGTTTGAAAAAGAAGGCATAGACGGTTTAAGGGATAAGCCAGGCAGGGGCCGGACAGCAAGACTGAATGAGGTACAGCGGAACAGGATAGCTGATTTGTTGACAAAGGAATCGCCCGCAGGCCATGGTTATAACACCGCTACATGGACAGGGCCGTTGTTGATCGAATGGATAGCAAAGAATTACGGCCTTGTTTATAAGAAAGCCCAGATTTATAATATTATTAAATCATTAGGCTTTACCTATCAGAAAGGGCGGGGTTTATTCCCTGAAACGGATACACAAAAACAAGAAGCATTTAAAGTGGCATTAAAAAAAACTCCTTGA
- a CDS encoding IS630 family transposase has product MPPDSVLLYEDECSLSNTATVSYGWSKKGEQPQIPCKQRKRERQTVFGSYNYDTGQITVSFADKGNSHTFKKHLKKILATYKGVSKIIVVLDNVAYHHAKKINAWIERHPVLELFFLPPYSPDLNAVERAWWYMRKKITHNRYLKTLKERKAAFWKMFSHFLKPNIELKTVCEINY; this is encoded by the coding sequence TTGCCCCCGGATAGTGTATTGCTTTACGAAGACGAGTGTTCGCTGTCCAACACGGCTACGGTAAGCTACGGGTGGTCAAAGAAAGGCGAACAACCTCAGATACCGTGTAAGCAGCGAAAAAGGGAAAGGCAAACTGTTTTCGGAAGTTATAATTATGATACGGGCCAAATAACGGTAAGTTTTGCAGATAAAGGCAATAGCCATACCTTTAAGAAACATCTGAAGAAAATACTGGCAACCTATAAAGGAGTATCAAAGATAATTGTGGTATTAGACAATGTAGCCTACCACCATGCAAAGAAAATAAACGCATGGATTGAAAGGCATCCGGTATTAGAATTGTTTTTCCTACCACCATACAGCCCTGATCTCAATGCAGTTGAAAGGGCGTGGTGGTATATGAGAAAGAAAATAACGCATAACAGGTATCTTAAGACCCTTAAAGAAAGAAAGGCTGCTTTTTGGAAAATGTTCTCTCATTTCCTAAAACCCAATATTGAACTAAAAACCGTTTGTGAAATTAATTATTAG